In Nicotiana tabacum cultivar K326 chromosome 17, ASM71507v2, whole genome shotgun sequence, one DNA window encodes the following:
- the LOC142171977 gene encoding uncharacterized protein LOC142171977: MVKVISAEDLNGYIRKSVAILQLEDFSKLILAALTWERIDKEEASRRENRFRKGNSDYSGPSKKGKFDYSKTESAQNSSYHKQNKPNFSTSSTPSYGQGKTYTPTCAQCRKNHYGACRRASGACFNYGSMDHKVKDCPNPNPLSDTHIEGSVQKPITTHSQANSGARPRNIQAAGSGGANQANGSRSTARVYAMRSKNDQDGPDVVVGKFHLFGISVVTLFDPGSSHSYVCSSLAFPDTVKSVRLDFDMLITSPEGLQAVVNKIYRDCPFMIQNLVFPVDLLEMPFQDYDVIVGMDWLHRHYELVDCRLKQVTFRIPAYLHIVVQGERSLTTNIISVVLARKMICQGCDAYLAHIVDTRLRSPSLKDKPTVCDFPVVFSNDLPGLPPEREIEFPIELVPRTTPISITPYRMALAELKDISPWGAPVLFVKKKDGTFRLCIDYRQLNKLRVRKQDVPKTAFRTRYGHYEFLVMPFGLTNAPAAFMDLMNFYSKNREDHDKHLRIVMQILKERQLYVKLSKYEFWLSEVAFLGHIVSAEGVKVYPSKIQAIIDWKPPKTPTEIRSFWV; encoded by the exons ATGGTGAAAGTGATAAGTGCAGAAGATTTGAATGGTTACATTCGAAAATCTGTGGCAATCTTGCAACTTGAGGATTTTTCCAAGCTAATTTTAgctgctcttacttgggaaagAATTGACAAGGAAGAAGCTAGTAGGAGAGAAAACAGGTTTAGGAAGGGTAATTCAGATTATAGCGGTCCATCCAAGAAGGGAAAGTTTGACTATTCCAAGACTGAAAGTGCACAAAATTCATCATATCATAAACAGAATAAGCCAAATTTCTCTACTTCTAGTACTCCAAGTTATGGCCAAGGCAAAACTTATACACCTACTTGTGCACAGTGCAGAAAGAATCACTATGGTGCCTGCAGAAGAGCTTCTGGTGCTTGTTTTAATTATGGAAGTATGGATCATAAAGTGAAGGATTGTCCTAATCCTAATCCTCTTTCTGATACACATATAGAGGGCTCAGTTCAAAAGCCTATCACTACTCATTCTCAAGCTAATAGCGGTGCAAGACCTAGAAATATACAAGCGGCGGGTTCGGGTGGAGCTAATCAAGCTAATGGGTCGAGATCTACTGCACGAGTCTATGCTATGAGATCTAAGAATGACCAAGATGGGCCGGACGTGGTTGTTGGTAAATTTCACTTATTTGGCATATCTGTTGTTACATTATTTGATCCTGGATCTTCGCATTCTTATGTTTGCTCATCACTTGCATTTCCTGATACTGTTAAATCTGTGAGACTTGACTTTGATATGCTGATCACGAGTCCAGAAGGTCTTCAGGCTGTTGTTAACAAGATTTACCGAGATTGTCCATTCATGATTCAAAATCTGGTCTTCCCTGTAGACTTGCTTGAAATGCCCTTCCAAGACTATGATGTTATTGTTGGTATGGATTGGCTCCATAGGCACTATGAATTGGTTGATTGTAGGTTGAAGCAAGTGACTTTTAGAATTCCTGCATACTTACATATAGTAGTTCAAGGAGAAAGATCATTGACAACTAATATTATTTCTGTGGTCTTGGCAAGGAAGATGATTTGTCAAGGTTGTGATGCCTATCTTGCTCATATAGTCGATACACGATTGAGGAGTCCAAGTCTTAAGGACAAACCAACTGTGTGCGACTTTCCTGTTGTATTTTCTAATGATCTTCCTGGGTTGCCTCCAGAAAGGGAGATTGAATTTCCTATAGAGCTTGTCCCTAGAACTACTCCTATTTCTATCACTCCTTATAGAATGGCTCTAGCtgaattaaaaga TATTTCGCCTTGGGGAGCTccagttttatttgtgaaaaagaaagatggcactTTTAGGCTTTGCATTGATTACcgacagctgaacaag TTGCGCGTGAGGAAGCAAGATGTTCCTAAAACTGCTTTTAGGACCaggtatggccattatgaatttttggtaatgccatttggtttgacaaatgcTCCTGCTGCATTTATGGATCTAATGAACT TCTATTCCAAGAATAGAGAAGATCATGATAAGCATCTCCGGATTGTCATGCAAATTCTGAAAGAGAGGCAACTCTACGTGAAGCTTTCCAAATATGAATTTTGGCTGAGTGAagtggcatttttggggcatattgtatcagctgAAGGTGTGAAGGTTTATCCTAGTAAGATTCAAGCTATTATTGATTGGAAACCTCCTAAAACTCCAACTGAGATCAGAAGTTTTTGGGTTTAG